Below is a window of Perca fluviatilis chromosome 14, GENO_Pfluv_1.0, whole genome shotgun sequence DNA.
tttttaaaggccagttatttcatggatccaggatactatgcatcctgataaagttcccttggactttggaattaaaataaaatgtgggggggccacatcatcacatgcccttcaccatacctagagattggcatggttttatgtcgctTGGCcgaatagctggtttgatttgcattgagagatgattttatggaaagtagaTGTGCTATTTTAatttccaaaggccaaggggaactttatcaggatgcatattATATGCAGCATAATAATTCTGCTCCAAAGTCAGAGATTGAAAGCATGCTTCCATCACCAGGGATCCAGGGCTTCTGTAAGGACCTGCTGGAAGTGGCCGACATCTTAGAGAAGGCCACGGAGAGCGTGCCCAAGGAGGAGGTGACGAGCCAGAACCCCCACCTGAAGAACCTGTACGACGGCCTGGTGATGACCGAGGTCCAGATCCAGAAGGTCTTCACCAAGCATGGCCTGGTCAAGCTCAACCCCGACGGGCAGAAGTTTGACCCCTACGAGCACGAGGCCCTCTTCCATGCCCCCGTGGAGGGCAAGGAGCCCGGCACCGTCGCCGTAGTAACCAAAGTGGGCTACAAGCTTCACGGTCGAACCCTCAGGCCAGCATTGGTGGGCGTGGCCAAAGCCTCCTAGAAGTGCTGACGCGACTGTGACCAAGCGGGATCAGCTCGGTTGCCCTGAGTGCTGGACGAGCTCGGGTCCAGCACGCTGGTCCAGGCTCAAAAGAGACGGGAGCCCAACTGAACCGAACTTTATATCCGGACGGTATCCACCCAGTTTTTAACAGACGCATTTACA
It encodes the following:
- the grpel1 gene encoding grpE protein homolog 1, mitochondrial; amino-acid sequence: MASWCVRAVRQSYSIVSSPALIRASPRLLCTATQQKNGHGSEEEAEKPEQSAAETQLEEQLKDMTEKYKRALADTENLRTRSQKMIEDAKLYGIQGFCKDLLEVADILEKATESVPKEEVTSQNPHLKNLYDGLVMTEVQIQKVFTKHGLVKLNPDGQKFDPYEHEALFHAPVEGKEPGTVAVVTKVGYKLHGRTLRPALVGVAKAS